CAAAAAATCTACATCTATTTCAATTCCAGCAGGACAGCCATCAATAGTAACTCCAATGCCTTTTCCATGTGACTCTCCAAAAGTGGTGATTCTAAAAATATGTCCAAATGTATTCAAAGTGAATCTTTTTTTTAATGTTTTCTAGTTCAAAATATGTTTGGTTTCTAAACCACAGAGTTGAAAGAGATAAAAGAGAAATACTGTAATTATCAATTTATTTTACTCTTTTTCAGAAAGCTCTAACCAACGCATTTCTTTCTCATCTAATGAATTTACAATAGTTTCCATTTCAGAACTCCACTTAGAAATTTTGTCATAATCGGTTTCTCCACTATTCATTAGCTCTACGATTTCCTCTTTTTGTAAAGTCAGTTTTTCAATATCTTTTTCTAAAGTTTCCAACTCCTGTTTTTCTTTAAAAGTTAGTTTGTTAGAAGTTGTCTTTACCTTATTTGAAGTTGCTACTTGCGTATTTTTTTTAGTTTGATTTTGAGCTTCTTTTAATTTTTCGGCTTCTTCTTCTCTATAATCAGTGTAGTTTCCATTAAAATCTCTGATTTTTCCTTCTCCTTCAAATACAAAAAGATGTTCTACCAAATTATCTAAGAAATATCTATCGTGCGAAACCAAAATCAAACATCCACCATAATTAGATAAAAATTCTTCCAAAACAGAGAGTGTCTGTAAATCCAAATCGTTGGTAGGCTCATCAAGGATTAAAAAATTTGGCATCTTGATAAGAATCTGTAAAAGCTGCAAACGTCTTTTTTCTCCTCCAGAAAGTGTTCCTACATTTTTGTATTGCTGTGCAGGTGGGAAATTGAACTGTGTGAGAAGTTGAGAAGCCGAAACTTGATGCCCCTCAGAAACTGTCGCCATTTCTCCAATCTGTTGAATAACCTCAATCACACGCATAGAATCATCAAAGGTAGGGGGCATCTGTGTATAATAACCAAAATGAGTATTTTCACCCTTTTCGATGCGACCTTTTTGTGGCTCTATTTCTCCTGTCAAGAGCGATAAGAACGTTGATTTTCCTGCGCCATTTTTCCCAATAATTCCAATACGCTCGCCTCTGACAAACTTATAATTAAATTTTTTTAGAATGGTTTGAGTTCCCTTATCTGTTGCATATTCAAAACCAACATCGTGTAGTTCTATGATTTTCTTACCTTGACGCTTTGCTCCAAACTCAATATTCATTTTCTGCTCATCTGGACGGTTATGAGCTTTCTGTTTTACATCTTCAAAGGCTTCTACTCTATATTTTGCTTTTGTTCCTCTTGCTTTTGGCTGTCTTCTTATCCATTCCAACTCTTTTTTCATGTGTTGGTGGGCTTTGTCTGCCTCTGTGTGTGCCTGTGCAATTCGTTCAGACTTTAATTCTAAAAACTGTGCATAATTAGCTTCATAGCGATAAATATGTCCATTATCCAGCTCAAAAATACGATTACAGATTTTATCTAAGAAATATCTATCGTGAGTAATGAGAAGTAGGGTTGTACTGGCAGAAGCCCAATAGTTTTCTAGCCATTCAATAGTTGCCAAATCTAAGTGGTTGGTAGGCTCATCTAAAAGCCACAAATCGGGTTCGTCTAAGAGAAGTTTGGCTAGTGCTACACGTTTTTTCTGCCCACCAGAAAGCTCTGCAATCGTTTTTTGTGTATCGTCTAAACCTAATTTTGACGTAATTTCTTTGATTTTGGCATCATACGCCCACGCATCTAGGCGTTCCATCTCGCCCATTGCCTTTTCCATAGCTTCTGTATTGTCTATATTTTCAGGCAAAATAGCATTTTCATACCTTCGAATAGCAGTAATAACAGCACTATCAGCTTGTACGATGGCTTCCCATATCGTTTTGTTTTCTGGCAAGTCTGGGTCTTGCGCCAAATAACCAACCCTCACGCCTTGACGCAAACTTACATCTCCTTTGTCTGGCGCATTTACTTTCGCCAATATTTTTAAAAGTGTAGATTTTCCTGCTCCATTTCTTCCTACTAATGCTACTTTTTCGCCCTGTGAGATTCCAAAATTCAAATCTTTGAATAGAAATCTGTCTCCATATGTTTTGGAAAGATGCTCGCCTGAAATAAGATTGATAGCTGCCATTTTATGATATTATTCTTTTGTTTTTTCTATTTTGTGGTTGCAAAGGTAGTGTTTTCTTGTGGGTTTATTGAACCCTATTTTATCTTTATAGTATAGTTTTTAAAAATTGAGTTTGATAACCCATTCTTCTTAACTATTTTTGAAATTAAAATTCAAAACAAATAACATAAGCTAATAATACTCTTATATATATGAATAAAGAACGTATAATATCTATAGCTAATAAAGTATCTATGTTCATTTTAATTATAGGAAGTGTTTATTTTTTTACAAAAACTTCATATGACTATTACACTCTCATTTTCTCTCCTTACCAACAAGAATATAGAGAAGCTGTTACTACTCTTGCTACCAAATTATTGTTAGAAAATGAAAACCCTTATAGAATTGAAAATCAACCAGAATATGCCCAAGCATATGGAATAATACAAAACTTTATAGCCTACCCTTTTGCATATTTTTTTGGAAGCACTCTAATAACCCATCGGATAGTTACTTTTATTGGCATTGTACTAAGTTGTATGATAATTATCCTTTGGCTTGTAAGATTGAATATTCCTTTACTTGTAGCTTTTGCAGCCACACTTACATTATATATTAGTTTTTACTACAATGTTTTGCCTCTCAATAGACCTGACTCTTGGGGTTTATTTTTTATGCTTACCTCTATCTATGTTCCTGTAAGATACAACTATTCTTCAAAGAGTCTTTTTAGTAGTATTTTATTGGGATTACTCGCATTTTATACAAAGTCCTACTTTATTTTAGGAGTAGTTAGTATGGGTAGCTTTGTATTTTTATTCATTTCAAAAAAGAAAGGTTTAATTTATACATCTGTTTTTCTTGTTAGTTTCGCTATCTCTATTTATGTTGTTAGTCATTTTTATCCATTATTTTTTTACTTGACAGTTCTCTCATTTCTCAATTATGCTACTGAAGGAAGTTGGGCATATGTAATAAAACAAATTCTGACTTTTTTTTATGTAAATAAATTCCTTTTCTTATCTGTACTTACTAGCTTTTCTAGCTTATTGTTTTTAGCATATAAAAAGAAGCATTTTACCAATTATAAAATATCTTTTGATTTTGTTAGTTTAGAGAAAGGAGTATTCAAGATGAATATTTCTTATGAGAATGCATTGATTGTGTATGTGTTTTTTGTAATGTTTCTGATTGTATCAATTTTTCTAGGAAAAAATGATGGTGCTTTTCTTACTTATTACTTTACTCATACTACCCCCTTCCTTATTTTGTTTGCTTTAATGTTTTTATACAAAGTAGGAAACAAATTAATAATCCCTGTTGGGCTACTTCTCATTGTATCAAATTTATGGAGCGTACAAAAGCTAATGTATTCTCCTAAACTTTCAGAAGATGAAAAAAAACAATGGAAAATTGCAGAGCAATATATCAAGAATAGCAATCATGTGATAGGCTCTCCTGTTGTTGCCAATTTGATAAAAGAAAATGATAATAAAGTATATTTTCAAGGTTTATCAAAACAGTTTATGTATATTTCTGATGTAAAATCTTCAAGTTTAAAATCTATTTTCCCAAGATATAAAGAAGTGGAAGCAGTTACCAAACAGTTTTATGTAGAAATTGATAGCAATATCACACATCAAAATTTTGATTTGATTGTAATGGAAAAAGGTTCTTCTATTGTTTCTGATAACAGGAGTATAGAAAAGTATTATCTCAAAAAAGATACGATAAATTTGGCAATGCCCTTTACAGCACAAGTGTATAGATTAGAATTTTGGAAACCAAAAGACAAACAATAAGAAATTATTTCAAAGCCTCAAGCATAGTATTTACATTAAACTCTATCATTCCGATATAATTACCTTGTGGAGTATTAGCTTCTCCCATGGCATCGGCATACAAAGTCCCTCCTAGTTCTACTCTTGCACCTTTATTTTTTGCTCCTTCCAATACGGCATTTATAGCCTGTGGGGAAATCGAACTTTCTACAAAAATGGCTTTTATTTTTTGTTCTACAATAAAATTAACCAAATTGTTCATATCTGAAATGCCTGCTTCTGAAGCTGTCGAAATGCCTTGCAATGCCTTTACTTCCATTTCATATTCCTTTCCAAAATAATAAAACGCATCGTGTGAAGTTATCAAAACACGCTGATTTTGAGGAATTTCTAAAATCTGTTTTTTTACCTTCTCGTGTAGAGATTCTAGTTTTTGAATATATGAATCACTTTGTTTTTCAAAATATTCTGCATTATCAGGTTGCTTTTTCGACAATTCTTTTACAACTAAAGGAATTGTCTGTTTCCAAAGCTCTACACTCATCCAAATATGAGGGTCGTACGTATTTTGTCCTACTTCTCTGAGTTTAGATTTGTCTATTGCCTCTCCTAAGGCTACCACAGACTTTTCAGAAGCAAATTTTTCTAAGACTTCGCCCATTTTCCCTTCTAAATGAAGTCCATTATAAAAAATCATGTCTGCTTCTGTCAAACGGCTTACATCGTTTTGAGTAGCCTTATACAAATGTGGGTCGACACCCACTCCCATAAGTGCCACCACATTGGCAGAACCTCCAACAATATTTTGTACAAGGTCGGCTATCATTCCTGTTGTACAGACAATTTCTAGTTTTTTTGAGGAATTTTGAGCTGTTTCAGAAGTCTGTTCCGATTTTTTTTCTATACAACTAGAAAGACTAAAAGTGAGTAAAACAATAAAAAATAAGATTATTTTTAAAAAATTCATTTGCAATACAAGTTTAAGCGATATTTTTTCTTTTACTTTCACAAATGTATCTTAAAATTACCTAACCTAAAAAAATACTTATCAATTATGACTATTCACACCACACAAACTAGCTTTCAAGGACACAGAGGCGCACGAGGATTAGCTCCAGAAAATACGATTATTTCTTTTATAAAAGCACTTCAAAATGGTGTACAAGGATTAGAATTTGATATTGTCTTGACAGGAGAAAATCAGTTTTTACTCTCACACGAGCCTTATTTTTCTCACGAGTTTTGTTCCAAACCCAACGGAGAGCCTATTTTGAGAAAAGACAAACTCCATCATAACATTTATAGAATGGATTATGAAACCATCAAAAAATATGATTGTGGAAAACGTGGACATATTCGCTACCCAGAACAAACACCACAGCCAGCCATCAAACCACTGATGAAAACGTTTTTTGAAGAAATTGAAAAATACGTTTTGGAGAATGACTTAGAAAAACCATTTTATACACTAGAAATAAAATCAGATATGGCGTGGTATGGATTTATGCAGCCTCTGCCTGCTGAAATGGTAAGGTTATTTATTACAGAAATTACAAGCTATTCTTTTTTTGATACCATAAAAGATAGATTACTGGTAGAATCTTTTGATGTTAATATTTTGAATGAACTTCACAGACAAACCCAAAATATAGAAACGAAATTTCAGATTGGTTTTTTGGTAGAAAATAAATTTAGCTTGGAAGAAAATTTATCAAAACTCCAATTTATGCCAAACGTATATGTACCGTACTACAGACTCTTGACGAAGAAAAAAATACAAGAACTGCATAAGCTTGGTTTAAAAGTTTTTACTTGGACAGTTA
This region of Bernardetia sp. genomic DNA includes:
- a CDS encoding metal ABC transporter solute-binding protein, Zn/Mn family; this translates as MNFLKIILFFIVLLTFSLSSCIEKKSEQTSETAQNSSKKLEIVCTTGMIADLVQNIVGGSANVVALMGVGVDPHLYKATQNDVSRLTEADMIFYNGLHLEGKMGEVLEKFASEKSVVALGEAIDKSKLREVGQNTYDPHIWMSVELWKQTIPLVVKELSKKQPDNAEYFEKQSDSYIQKLESLHEKVKKQILEIPQNQRVLITSHDAFYYFGKEYEMEVKALQGISTASEAGISDMNNLVNFIVEQKIKAIFVESSISPQAINAVLEGAKNKGARVELGGTLYADAMGEANTPQGNYIGMIEFNVNTMLEALK
- a CDS encoding ArnT family glycosyltransferase yields the protein MFILIIGSVYFFTKTSYDYYTLIFSPYQQEYREAVTTLATKLLLENENPYRIENQPEYAQAYGIIQNFIAYPFAYFFGSTLITHRIVTFIGIVLSCMIIILWLVRLNIPLLVAFAATLTLYISFYYNVLPLNRPDSWGLFFMLTSIYVPVRYNYSSKSLFSSILLGLLAFYTKSYFILGVVSMGSFVFLFISKKKGLIYTSVFLVSFAISIYVVSHFYPLFFYLTVLSFLNYATEGSWAYVIKQILTFFYVNKFLFLSVLTSFSSLLFLAYKKKHFTNYKISFDFVSLEKGVFKMNISYENALIVYVFFVMFLIVSIFLGKNDGAFLTYYFTHTTPFLILFALMFLYKVGNKLIIPVGLLLIVSNLWSVQKLMYSPKLSEDEKKQWKIAEQYIKNSNHVIGSPVVANLIKENDNKVYFQGLSKQFMYISDVKSSSLKSIFPRYKEVEAVTKQFYVEIDSNITHQNFDLIVMEKGSSIVSDNRSIEKYYLKKDTINLAMPFTAQVYRLEFWKPKDKQ
- a CDS encoding glycerophosphodiester phosphodiesterase family protein, whose product is MTIHTTQTSFQGHRGARGLAPENTIISFIKALQNGVQGLEFDIVLTGENQFLLSHEPYFSHEFCSKPNGEPILRKDKLHHNIYRMDYETIKKYDCGKRGHIRYPEQTPQPAIKPLMKTFFEEIEKYVLENDLEKPFYTLEIKSDMAWYGFMQPLPAEMVRLFITEITSYSFFDTIKDRLLVESFDVNILNELHRQTQNIETKFQIGFLVENKFSLEENLSKLQFMPNVYVPYYRLLTKKKIQELHKLGLKVFTWTVNDTKKMQQLKNWGVDSIITDFPNRIPQMIETVAEFR
- a CDS encoding ABC-F family ATP-binding cassette domain-containing protein — protein: MAAINLISGEHLSKTYGDRFLFKDLNFGISQGEKVALVGRNGAGKSTLLKILAKVNAPDKGDVSLRQGVRVGYLAQDPDLPENKTIWEAIVQADSAVITAIRRYENAILPENIDNTEAMEKAMGEMERLDAWAYDAKIKEITSKLGLDDTQKTIAELSGGQKKRVALAKLLLDEPDLWLLDEPTNHLDLATIEWLENYWASASTTLLLITHDRYFLDKICNRIFELDNGHIYRYEANYAQFLELKSERIAQAHTEADKAHQHMKKELEWIRRQPKARGTKAKYRVEAFEDVKQKAHNRPDEQKMNIEFGAKRQGKKIIELHDVGFEYATDKGTQTILKKFNYKFVRGERIGIIGKNGAGKSTFLSLLTGEIEPQKGRIEKGENTHFGYYTQMPPTFDDSMRVIEVIQQIGEMATVSEGHQVSASQLLTQFNFPPAQQYKNVGTLSGGEKRRLQLLQILIKMPNFLILDEPTNDLDLQTLSVLEEFLSNYGGCLILVSHDRYFLDNLVEHLFVFEGEGKIRDFNGNYTDYREEEAEKLKEAQNQTKKNTQVATSNKVKTTSNKLTFKEKQELETLEKDIEKLTLQKEEIVELMNSGETDYDKISKWSSEMETIVNSLDEKEMRWLELSEKE